One genomic window of Paraburkholderia acidiphila includes the following:
- a CDS encoding sigma-54-dependent transcriptional regulator: MPHVLIVDDDAQTREALAAVVSEDGLTTAQAGDLREARIQLVRQMPDVVFTDLKLPDGSGTDLFEDLDPRSGVELVVITGHASVETAVDALKSGAIDYLVKPINLQRVKAILNRLPRAGDLKAEIGTLRGELRRMGRFGLMLGNSPTMQEVYDQISRVAPTPASVMLVGESGTGKEVAAQTIHQLSLRRKHEFLAVNCGAISPNLIESEMFGHERGSFTGADRQHKGYFERANGGTLFLDEITEMPIELQVKLLRVLETGMFMRVGTTKEIETDVRLIAATNRDPEQAVAEGKLRLDLYHRLNVFPISLPPLRERGKDVELLAQAFLDELNERHGTKKQFPPAVREMLAAYPWPGNVRELKNYVQRAHIMSGNDGDFTATVPLQISLSKPIAGTAVTIPFGTSLADADRQLILATLEQCGGVKTRAAEILGISLKTLYNRLVEYGNESGGKGDAPARVAGA; encoded by the coding sequence ATGCCACATGTATTGATTGTCGATGACGATGCGCAAACCCGCGAGGCGCTGGCGGCCGTGGTGAGCGAAGACGGGCTCACCACCGCGCAGGCAGGCGACCTGCGCGAGGCGCGCATCCAGCTCGTGCGGCAGATGCCGGACGTGGTCTTCACCGACCTGAAGCTGCCCGACGGCAGTGGCACCGACCTTTTCGAGGATCTGGACCCGCGCTCGGGCGTGGAGCTCGTGGTCATCACCGGGCACGCGAGCGTCGAGACGGCCGTCGATGCGCTCAAGTCCGGCGCGATCGACTACCTGGTCAAGCCGATCAACCTTCAGCGCGTGAAGGCGATCCTGAACCGCCTGCCGCGCGCGGGCGACCTCAAGGCCGAAATCGGCACGCTGCGCGGCGAGTTGCGCCGCATGGGGCGCTTTGGCCTGATGCTCGGCAATTCGCCGACCATGCAGGAGGTCTACGACCAGATCAGCCGCGTTGCCCCCACGCCCGCTTCGGTCATGCTGGTGGGCGAGTCGGGCACCGGCAAGGAAGTGGCCGCGCAGACCATCCACCAGTTGAGCCTGCGGCGCAAGCACGAATTCCTCGCAGTGAACTGCGGGGCGATCTCGCCGAACCTGATCGAGTCCGAAATGTTCGGTCACGAGCGCGGTTCGTTCACGGGTGCGGACCGGCAGCACAAGGGTTATTTCGAGCGCGCGAACGGCGGCACGCTGTTCCTCGACGAAATCACCGAAATGCCGATCGAGTTGCAGGTGAAGCTGCTGCGCGTGCTCGAAACCGGCATGTTCATGCGCGTGGGCACGACCAAGGAAATCGAGACCGATGTGCGCCTGATCGCGGCGACCAACCGCGACCCGGAGCAGGCCGTTGCCGAAGGGAAACTGCGCCTCGACCTGTATCACCGCCTGAACGTGTTTCCGATCAGCCTGCCGCCGCTGCGCGAACGGGGCAAGGACGTGGAGCTGCTCGCCCAGGCGTTCCTCGACGAACTGAACGAGCGTCACGGCACGAAAAAGCAGTTTCCGCCGGCCGTGCGCGAAATGCTGGCGGCCTATCCGTGGCCCGGTAACGTGCGCGAGCTGAAGAACTACGTGCAGCGCGCGCACATCATGTCGGGCAACGACGGCGACTTTACGGCCACGGTGCCGCTGCAGATCTCGCTCTCGAAGCCGATTGCGGGCACCGCGGTCACGATCCCGTTCGGCACCTCGCTCGCCGACGCCGATCGCCAGCTCATTCTCGCGACGCTCGAGCAGTGCGGCGGCGTGAAGACGCGCGCGGCGGAAATTCTCGGCATCAGCTTGAAGACGCTCTATAACCGTCTTGTCGAGTACGGCAACGAAAGCGGCGGCAAGGGCGATGCGCCGGCGCGCGTAGCGGGCGCCTGA
- a CDS encoding ABC transporter ATP-binding protein, with protein MQNPKTLSAAHGDVQTAPNPPRLGEEILNVKDVCRGFNKSQGELLVLDDANLQLREGEIVGLLGRSGSGKSTLLRIIAGLISPTSGDVTWRGKPLEGPAEGVAMVFQTFALFPWLTVLQNVEAGLEAQGVGARERRERALAAIDLIGLDGFENAYPRELSGGMRQRVGFARALVVDPMLMLMDEPFSALDVLTAETLRTDLLDLWTQGRLPIKSVLIVTHNIEEAVFMCDRILVLSSNPGRVVAEIKVPFKHPRNRLDPVFRKLVDDIYAKMTARQTGETTKKGLELGSWLPRVSTNLMAGLIETLAAAPYHGRADMPEIARSLHLEVDDLFPIAEVLQNLGFADVREGDVLLTPPARVFAEFGTQERKMMFAEHLLRHVPLAARIKKVLNERPGHRAPRVRFEQELEDFLSDGAAEETLDTVIDWGRYGEIFSYNDQSEIFSLEDVES; from the coding sequence ATGCAAAACCCCAAGACGCTGAGCGCCGCGCATGGCGATGTGCAGACGGCTCCGAACCCGCCGCGCCTCGGCGAAGAAATCCTGAACGTGAAGGACGTGTGCCGGGGCTTCAACAAGTCCCAGGGCGAACTGCTCGTGCTCGACGACGCCAACCTCCAGCTGCGCGAGGGCGAGATCGTCGGGCTGCTTGGCCGCTCGGGCTCGGGCAAGTCCACGCTGCTGCGCATCATCGCGGGCCTGATCTCGCCGACCTCCGGCGACGTCACCTGGCGCGGCAAGCCGCTCGAAGGGCCTGCCGAAGGCGTGGCGATGGTGTTCCAGACCTTCGCGCTGTTCCCGTGGCTCACCGTGCTGCAGAACGTGGAAGCGGGTCTCGAAGCGCAGGGCGTGGGCGCGCGCGAGCGCCGTGAGCGGGCGCTGGCCGCGATCGACCTGATCGGTCTGGACGGCTTTGAAAACGCCTACCCGCGCGAGCTTTCCGGCGGCATGCGGCAGCGCGTGGGTTTCGCGCGCGCGCTCGTGGTCGACCCGATGCTGATGCTCATGGACGAGCCCTTTTCGGCCCTCGACGTGCTGACGGCCGAAACGCTGCGTACCGATCTGCTCGACCTGTGGACGCAAGGCCGCCTGCCGATCAAGTCGGTGCTGATCGTCACGCACAACATCGAGGAAGCGGTGTTCATGTGCGACCGCATTCTCGTGCTGTCGTCGAATCCGGGCCGCGTGGTGGCCGAGATCAAGGTGCCGTTCAAGCATCCGCGCAACCGTCTCGACCCGGTGTTCCGCAAGCTCGTGGACGACATCTACGCGAAGATGACCGCGCGCCAGACCGGCGAAACCACGAAGAAGGGGCTGGAACTCGGCAGCTGGCTGCCGCGCGTGTCGACCAACCTGATGGCCGGTCTGATCGAAACGCTCGCGGCCGCGCCCTACCACGGCCGCGCCGACATGCCGGAAATCGCGCGCTCGCTGCATCTGGAAGTGGACGACCTGTTCCCGATCGCGGAAGTGCTGCAGAACCTCGGTTTCGCGGACGTGCGCGAAGGCGACGTGCTCCTCACGCCGCCCGCGCGCGTGTTCGCGGAATTCGGCACGCAGGAGCGCAAGATGATGTTCGCCGAGCATCTGCTGCGTCACGTGCCGCTCGCGGCGCGCATCAAGAAGGTGCTCAACGAGCGCCCGGGCCATCGTGCGCCGCGCGTGCGTTTCGAGCAGGAACTGGAGGACTTTCTTTCCGACGGCGCGGCGGAAGAAACGCTCGACACCGTGATCGACTGGGGCCGTTACGGCGAGATCTTCTCGTACAACGACCAGTCGGAAATCTTCAGTCTCGAAGACGTGGAGTCCTGA
- the otsA gene encoding alpha,alpha-trehalose-phosphate synthase (UDP-forming), with amino-acid sequence MGRLIVVSNRVAPTQEGRPAAGGLAVGVLDALKETGGVWFGWSGETVAEPSAPVIEQQGSVTYATVGLTRRDYDQYYKGFSNTTLWPTFHYRNDLARYERQEYGGYLRVNVSLARQLQPLIEPDDIIWVHDYHLIPFARCLRDLGVKNPIGFFLHIPLPVPEVMRSVPPHEELMKFMCHYDVVGFQTDADRQAFLDYVERGGHGTASDDGMVHAWDRFLKVGAYPIGIYPDAIARASSQFSDRKAVRSLREAMRGRKLIMSVDRLDYSKGLAERFQAFERLLQNGPGWHGRVSLLQIAPPTRSDVQTYQTIRRNLEGEAGRINGRFAQLDWTPIQYLNRKYERNLLMALFREAQVGYVAPLRDGMNLVAKEYVASQNPDDPGVLVLSQFAGAAEQMPGALIVNPYDLNQTAEALERALSMPHAERVSRYNDMMASLRENNLSVWRDTFLADLRSVATAASVTARARNAAPAGKTSAQTPAAEQAPRAASA; translated from the coding sequence ATGGGCAGACTGATCGTGGTATCGAATCGCGTTGCGCCGACCCAGGAGGGCCGTCCCGCAGCGGGCGGGCTCGCAGTCGGCGTATTGGACGCGCTCAAGGAAACCGGCGGTGTGTGGTTCGGGTGGAGCGGCGAAACGGTCGCGGAGCCGTCCGCACCGGTCATCGAGCAGCAGGGCAGCGTCACCTACGCGACGGTGGGTCTTACCCGGCGTGACTATGACCAGTACTACAAGGGCTTCTCGAATACGACGCTCTGGCCGACGTTCCATTACCGCAATGACCTCGCGCGCTACGAGCGCCAGGAGTACGGCGGCTACCTGCGCGTGAACGTCTCGCTCGCGCGTCAGCTGCAGCCGCTCATCGAGCCCGACGACATCATCTGGGTGCACGACTATCACCTCATTCCGTTCGCGCGCTGCCTGCGCGATCTCGGGGTGAAGAACCCGATCGGCTTTTTCCTGCACATTCCGCTGCCGGTGCCCGAAGTCATGCGCTCGGTGCCGCCGCACGAAGAGCTCATGAAGTTCATGTGCCACTACGACGTGGTCGGCTTCCAGACCGACGCCGACCGCCAGGCCTTCCTCGACTACGTCGAGCGCGGCGGCCATGGTACGGCGAGCGATGACGGTATGGTTCACGCGTGGGACCGCTTCCTGAAGGTCGGGGCGTACCCCATTGGCATTTATCCGGATGCCATCGCCCGCGCCTCCTCGCAGTTCTCCGACCGCAAGGCCGTGCGCAGCCTGCGAGAAGCCATGCGCGGGCGCAAGCTGATCATGAGCGTGGACCGGCTCGATTATTCGAAGGGGCTCGCCGAGCGCTTCCAGGCGTTCGAGCGTCTGCTGCAGAACGGGCCGGGCTGGCATGGCCGGGTCTCGCTCCTGCAGATCGCGCCGCCGACGCGCTCCGACGTGCAGACTTACCAGACGATCCGCCGCAATCTCGAAGGCGAGGCGGGCCGCATCAACGGGCGTTTCGCGCAGCTCGACTGGACGCCGATCCAGTACCTGAACCGCAAGTACGAGCGCAACCTGCTGATGGCGCTGTTCCGCGAGGCGCAGGTGGGCTATGTGGCGCCGCTGCGCGACGGCATGAATCTCGTGGCGAAGGAGTACGTGGCTTCGCAGAATCCCGACGATCCCGGCGTGCTGGTGCTTTCGCAGTTCGCGGGCGCGGCCGAGCAGATGCCGGGAGCGCTGATCGTGAATCCGTACGATCTGAACCAGACGGCCGAGGCGCTGGAGCGCGCGCTCTCCATGCCGCACGCCGAGCGCGTGTCGCGCTACAACGACATGATGGCGTCGCTGCGCGAGAACAATCTTTCGGTGTGGCGCGATACGTTCCTCGCCGACCTGCGCAGCGTCGCGACGGCGGCTTCGGTCACAGCCAGGGCGCGCAATGCCGCGCCAGCAGGGAAAACGTCCGCGCAGACGCCCGCAGCTGAGCAGGCGCCACGCGCAGCGAGCGCGTAG
- a CDS encoding sigma-54 interaction domain-containing protein: MASIEPGSPAATKRTSGSRANPGTAGPDADTRVAGLQSYGLLYGSSAVMLDLYAQIERVAVTEATALIVGESGTGKELIARTIHANSERRDGPFIAVNCGAIPDELIEAELFGHEKGSFTGAVQARDGHFEHARGGTLFLDEITEMSLLHQVKLLRALETGEYFPVGGNEAIRGDVRIIAATNRDPVTAVKENCLREDLMYRLAVFPLRAPPLRERERDRELLAQHFLTELNDQEGAQKAFSKRALETVRNWSWPGNVRELKNAVYRAFILAEKVVEIAHPQLVPRVKKPVTQGDAMSVWIGTPLADAQKQIILGTLKYCGGDKRLAARTLGVSLKTLYNRLGSYGADDGEAEASADPDTNEA, encoded by the coding sequence ATGGCGTCAATCGAGCCGGGCTCGCCCGCCGCCACTAAACGAACCAGTGGATCCCGCGCAAACCCAGGCACTGCCGGACCGGACGCCGACACGCGCGTCGCGGGACTGCAGTCGTACGGCCTGCTGTACGGCTCCTCGGCGGTCATGCTGGATCTTTATGCGCAGATCGAACGCGTGGCCGTGACCGAGGCCACGGCGCTCATCGTCGGCGAGTCGGGCACAGGCAAGGAACTGATCGCCCGCACGATCCACGCGAACAGCGAGCGCCGCGACGGCCCGTTCATCGCGGTCAACTGCGGTGCGATTCCCGACGAACTGATCGAGGCCGAGTTGTTCGGCCACGAAAAAGGCAGCTTCACGGGCGCCGTGCAGGCGCGCGACGGTCACTTCGAGCACGCGCGCGGCGGCACGCTATTCCTCGACGAAATCACCGAGATGTCGCTGCTGCACCAGGTGAAGCTGCTGCGCGCGCTCGAAACCGGCGAGTACTTTCCGGTGGGCGGCAACGAAGCGATTCGCGGCGACGTGCGCATCATCGCCGCCACCAACCGCGACCCCGTGACGGCCGTGAAGGAAAACTGCCTGCGCGAAGACCTGATGTACCGGCTCGCGGTGTTTCCACTGCGCGCACCGCCGCTGCGCGAACGCGAGCGCGACCGCGAACTGCTCGCACAGCATTTCCTCACCGAACTGAACGACCAGGAAGGCGCGCAAAAGGCCTTCAGCAAACGGGCCCTGGAGACCGTGCGCAACTGGTCGTGGCCCGGCAACGTGCGCGAACTGAAGAACGCGGTGTACCGCGCGTTCATCCTTGCGGAAAAGGTCGTGGAGATTGCGCACCCGCAACTGGTGCCGCGCGTGAAGAAGCCTGTCACTCAGGGCGACGCGATGAGCGTATGGATCGGCACGCCGCTCGCCGATGCGCAAAAGCAGATCATTCTCGGCACGCTCAAGTATTGCGGTGGCGATAAGCGCCTCGCGGCACGTACGCTCGGCGTGAGCCTCAAGACGCTCTACAACCGGCTCGGCAGCTACGGTGCCGACGATGGCGAAGCCGAAGCGAGCGCCGACCCGGACACGAACGAAGCCTGA
- a CDS encoding GGDEF domain-containing protein has translation MNRRLLRQAAGPLGVVVVALVCWAAADWLADRMVRQEFEAALAAQRQMMRSVVDNMAEVIASDLAMSRAIPATMAETRVVQQALTEAAHYAASSDSTELARRKELQGVAALAGVDRFLHDAQGFSGLDAIWLVNANGICIASSNALEKISYVGVDMRPRAYLNETLLGAFSEAYGVGTASGEPGIFVAAPAYDDGLLVGAVVAKVSIARLRHWVTHPGTFVADNNGVIIMAHDSALEGRALPGSHVAEMNAVDRVNTYLRELFAPLELRSAAKTALSDAPWIPRADAAQMIDFPGQRSPALYEQRGGLNSGLSAHLVDPVNAWSELIANHQRDRLLIFLTLAGTAALAAVISVSWVRERRLHHASRDLAGQLQAANALLAAEARHDALTGALSRRYFLDLLRREIDAAYAAGTPLCMAIADLDYFKQINDRFGHPAGDRALQHFVETCRAELRADDAVGRLGGEEFGILLPATSLATGQAVLDRLRQQVGKRICADLPEEASVSVSIGVTELAAAQDQPERLMSRADLALYMAKAAGRDRCEAMTAEGVVPPRAAAPTW, from the coding sequence ATGAACAGGAGACTCTTGCGTCAGGCAGCCGGACCCCTCGGGGTCGTGGTGGTCGCGCTCGTCTGCTGGGCGGCGGCCGACTGGCTCGCGGACCGCATGGTCCGCCAGGAGTTCGAGGCGGCGCTCGCCGCACAGCGCCAGATGATGCGCTCGGTCGTGGACAACATGGCCGAAGTGATCGCAAGCGACCTCGCCATGTCGCGCGCCATTCCGGCGACGATGGCCGAAACGCGCGTCGTCCAGCAGGCGCTCACCGAGGCCGCGCATTATGCCGCGTCGAGCGATTCGACGGAACTGGCGCGGCGCAAGGAACTGCAAGGCGTGGCGGCGCTCGCCGGCGTCGACCGCTTCCTCCATGACGCCCAGGGCTTCTCCGGGCTCGATGCGATCTGGCTCGTCAACGCCAACGGCATCTGCATCGCGTCGAGCAACGCGCTCGAAAAAATCTCTTACGTCGGCGTGGACATGCGGCCGCGCGCGTATCTGAACGAAACGCTGCTAGGGGCATTCTCCGAAGCCTATGGCGTGGGGACGGCCAGCGGCGAGCCCGGCATTTTCGTTGCCGCGCCCGCCTACGACGACGGCCTGCTGGTCGGCGCCGTGGTCGCGAAGGTCAGCATCGCGCGGCTGCGCCACTGGGTCACGCACCCGGGCACCTTCGTCGCGGACAACAACGGCGTCATCATCATGGCCCATGACAGCGCGCTCGAAGGACGCGCCCTGCCGGGCTCGCACGTCGCGGAAATGAACGCGGTGGACCGCGTGAACACCTACTTGCGCGAGCTTTTTGCGCCGCTCGAGTTGCGCTCGGCCGCGAAAACCGCGCTGAGCGACGCGCCGTGGATCCCGCGAGCGGACGCCGCGCAAATGATCGACTTCCCGGGCCAACGCTCGCCTGCCCTCTATGAGCAACGAGGCGGCCTGAATTCCGGGCTCTCGGCGCATCTCGTGGATCCGGTCAATGCCTGGTCCGAGCTGATCGCGAACCACCAGCGCGACCGGCTCCTCATTTTCCTCACGCTCGCGGGCACGGCGGCCCTCGCGGCGGTGATCTCGGTCTCGTGGGTGCGCGAGCGGCGCCTGCACCACGCCAGCCGCGATCTCGCCGGACAACTGCAGGCCGCGAACGCACTGCTCGCCGCCGAGGCGCGCCACGACGCCCTGACCGGCGCACTCTCGCGGCGCTACTTCCTCGACCTGCTGCGCCGCGAGATCGACGCGGCCTACGCGGCCGGTACGCCGCTGTGCATGGCGATCGCCGACCTCGACTACTTCAAGCAGATCAACGACCGCTTCGGCCATCCGGCGGGCGACCGCGCGCTCCAGCATTTCGTGGAAACCTGCCGCGCCGAACTGCGTGCCGACGACGCCGTCGGGCGTCTGGGCGGCGAGGAGTTCGGCATCCTGTTGCCCGCAACCTCGCTCGCCACGGGCCAGGCCGTGCTCGACCGCCTGCGCCAGCAGGTCGGCAAGCGCATTTGCGCGGACCTCCCCGAGGAGGCGAGCGTGAGCGTGAGCATCGGCGTGACCGAGCTTGCCGCCGCGCAGGATCAGCCCGAGCGTCTGATGAGCCGCGCTGACCTCGCGCTCTACATGGCGAAGGCAGCCGGTCGCGACCGTTGCGAGGCCATGACGGCCGAGGGCGTCGTGCCGCCGCGCGCCGCGGCGCCAACCTGGTGA
- a CDS encoding ABC transporter permease: MEFSFNLNRTANASAWRVLPNRWDFVAFPLMIGLIAMAAVGFHETMAPIATLKTQVISLDPANLPEYAMRTTLRMLAAMVASLIFTLVYGTLAAKSRRAGVLLVPILDILQSVPVLGYISFTVTFFLALFPSRVLGAELAAIFAIFTSQAWNMTFSFYQSLRTVPRDLDEVSRGFHLTAWQRFWKLEVPFSMPGLIWNMMMSMSGGWFFVVASEAITVGNNTITLPGIGAYLAQAISEKNLHAVGWVILAMIVVILAYDQFLFRPLVAWADKFRMENTSSGDAPESWLLDLIRRTHLIHQLLVPLGWLFAKAARMPIQLPSFPNVTFAAPVARGRGGMRARIGDAVWAVLVIALTVFVVWRVVAFVRTGVTLDEVWHVLGLGFITLFRVLLLIAIASVIWVPLGVLIGLRPALAEKVQPLAQFLAAFPANLLFPVFVIVIVRFHLNPDIWLSPLIVLGTQWYILFNVVAGASAYPNDYKEAAKNFRIRGWQWWRQAMLPGIFPYYVTGAITASGGAWNASIVAEFVQWGDTKVVAHGLGAYIAQMTAAGDYPKIILGIAVMSLFVTLFNRLLWRPLYTYAESRLRLD; the protein is encoded by the coding sequence ATGGAGTTCAGCTTCAACCTGAACCGCACGGCCAACGCCTCGGCGTGGCGCGTGCTGCCCAACCGCTGGGACTTCGTGGCGTTCCCGCTGATGATCGGCCTGATCGCGATGGCGGCCGTGGGCTTTCACGAGACCATGGCGCCGATCGCCACGCTCAAGACCCAGGTCATCTCGCTCGATCCGGCCAATCTGCCCGAGTACGCGATGCGCACCACGCTGCGCATGCTGGCGGCGATGGTCGCCTCGCTGATCTTCACGCTCGTGTACGGCACGCTCGCGGCGAAGAGCCGGCGCGCGGGCGTGCTGCTCGTGCCGATTCTCGACATCCTGCAGTCGGTGCCGGTGCTCGGCTATATCTCGTTCACGGTCACGTTCTTCCTCGCGCTCTTTCCCTCGCGCGTGCTCGGCGCTGAACTCGCGGCGATCTTCGCGATCTTCACGAGCCAGGCGTGGAACATGACGTTCAGCTTCTACCAGTCGCTGCGCACGGTGCCGCGCGATCTGGATGAAGTCTCGCGCGGCTTTCACCTGACAGCATGGCAGCGTTTCTGGAAGCTCGAAGTGCCGTTCTCGATGCCGGGCCTCATCTGGAACATGATGATGTCGATGTCGGGCGGCTGGTTCTTCGTGGTGGCCTCCGAAGCGATCACGGTGGGCAATAACACGATCACGCTGCCGGGCATCGGCGCGTATCTGGCGCAGGCCATTTCGGAGAAGAACCTGCATGCGGTGGGCTGGGTGATCCTCGCGATGATCGTCGTGATTCTCGCGTACGATCAGTTCCTGTTCCGCCCGCTCGTGGCGTGGGCCGACAAGTTCCGCATGGAGAACACGAGCTCGGGCGACGCGCCGGAATCGTGGCTGCTCGACCTCATTCGCCGCACGCACCTCATTCATCAACTGCTAGTGCCGCTCGGCTGGCTCTTCGCCAAGGCTGCGCGCATGCCGATCCAGCTGCCGTCGTTTCCGAACGTGACGTTCGCCGCGCCTGTCGCGCGCGGGCGCGGCGGTATGCGCGCGCGCATCGGCGATGCCGTGTGGGCCGTGCTCGTGATCGCGCTGACCGTGTTCGTGGTGTGGCGCGTGGTGGCCTTCGTGCGCACGGGCGTGACGCTCGACGAGGTGTGGCACGTGCTCGGCCTCGGCTTCATCACGCTCTTTCGCGTGCTGCTGCTGATCGCCATCGCTTCGGTGATCTGGGTGCCGCTCGGCGTGCTGATCGGCCTGCGCCCGGCGCTCGCCGAAAAGGTCCAGCCGCTCGCGCAGTTTCTCGCGGCGTTCCCGGCGAATCTGCTGTTCCCCGTGTTCGTGATCGTGATCGTGCGCTTTCACCTGAACCCTGACATCTGGCTGTCACCGCTCATCGTGCTCGGCACCCAGTGGTATATCCTGTTCAACGTGGTTGCAGGGGCCAGCGCCTATCCGAACGACTACAAGGAAGCGGCGAAGAACTTCCGTATCCGCGGATGGCAATGGTGGCGCCAGGCCATGCTCCCGGGCATTTTCCCGTACTACGTCACGGGCGCCATCACGGCCTCGGGCGGCGCGTGGAACGCGAGTATCGTCGCGGAGTTCGTACAGTGGGGCGACACGAAGGTCGTCGCGCACGGCCTTGGCGCCTACATCGCGCAGATGACGGCGGCCGGCGACTACCCGAAGATCATTCTCGGCATTGCCGTGATGTCGCTCTTCGTCACGCTGTTCAACCGCCTCTTGTGGCGCCCGCTGTACACGTATGCCGAGTCCCGTCTGCGGCTCGACTGA
- a CDS encoding MFS transporter, with amino-acid sequence MPTLSERSATSAADIENGLPFPQRYYAILVVALGITLAVLDGAIANVALPTIARHLHASAASSIWIVNAYQLSVTISLLPLASLGDRIGYKRVYLAGMVLFTIASLGCALATTLPQLAFARMVQGFGGAGIMSVNTALVRMIYPRAQLGRGVAINAMVVAIASAVGPTLASGVLAIATWPWLFAINVPIGIAALALGLRALPVNERHPAPYDYLSAVLNAIVFGLLIFAVDGLGHGESNRLVAVEFVLAIVIGWFFVRRQLTQPAPLLPVDLLANPVFALSISTSVCSFCAQMLAFVALPFMLQETLGFSQVDTGLLMTPWPLVIIGAAPLSGALSDRYPAGMLGGIGLALFALGLLSLATLGAHPTVFDICWRMALCGVGFGVFQSPNNRQILSSAPRERSGGASGMLGTARLTGQTLGAALVALIFGIAPQHGPTVALYVATAFSAVAAVVSLLRLMPGAATRTPG; translated from the coding sequence ATGCCCACGCTTTCCGAACGCTCCGCCACTTCCGCCGCCGACATCGAAAACGGCCTGCCCTTCCCACAACGCTACTACGCGATCCTCGTGGTCGCGCTCGGCATCACACTGGCCGTGCTCGACGGCGCGATCGCCAATGTCGCGTTGCCGACCATCGCGCGGCACCTTCACGCGAGCGCGGCGAGCTCGATCTGGATCGTCAACGCGTATCAGCTGTCGGTCACCATCTCGCTCTTGCCGCTCGCCTCGCTCGGCGACCGCATCGGCTACAAGCGCGTGTACCTGGCCGGCATGGTGCTTTTCACCATCGCGTCGCTCGGCTGCGCGCTGGCGACCACGCTGCCCCAACTCGCGTTCGCGCGCATGGTGCAGGGGTTCGGCGGCGCAGGGATCATGAGCGTGAACACCGCGCTCGTGCGCATGATCTATCCGCGCGCGCAACTGGGCCGCGGCGTCGCCATCAATGCGATGGTCGTGGCGATCGCCTCGGCGGTCGGACCGACGCTCGCCTCGGGTGTGCTCGCCATTGCGACGTGGCCCTGGCTCTTTGCGATCAACGTGCCGATCGGCATTGCCGCGCTCGCGCTGGGTCTGCGCGCGCTGCCCGTGAACGAGCGCCATCCCGCGCCCTACGACTACCTGAGCGCCGTGCTCAATGCCATTGTGTTCGGCCTCCTGATCTTTGCCGTCGATGGCCTCGGCCACGGCGAAAGCAATCGCCTCGTCGCGGTCGAATTCGTGCTCGCGATCGTGATCGGCTGGTTCTTCGTGCGCCGCCAGCTCACGCAGCCCGCGCCGCTGTTGCCCGTCGATCTGCTCGCCAACCCCGTGTTCGCGCTGTCGATCAGCACCTCGGTGTGTTCGTTCTGCGCGCAAATGCTCGCGTTCGTCGCACTGCCTTTCATGCTGCAGGAAACCCTCGGCTTCTCGCAGGTCGACACGGGCCTGCTCATGACACCCTGGCCGCTCGTCATCATCGGCGCCGCGCCGCTTTCGGGCGCGCTCTCCGACCGCTATCCGGCGGGCATGCTCGGCGGCATCGGCCTCGCGCTCTTCGCGCTTGGCTTGCTCTCGCTCGCCACGCTCGGCGCGCATCCGACGGTGTTCGATATCTGCTGGCGTATGGCACTGTGTGGCGTAGGCTTCGGCGTGTTCCAGTCGCCCAACAACCGGCAGATTCTTTCTTCCGCGCCGCGCGAGCGCAGCGGCGGCGCGAGCGGCATGCTCGGCACCGCGCGCCTCACAGGCCAAACGCTCGGTGCGGCGCTCGTGGCGCTCATCTTTGGCATTGCGCCGCAACACGGGCCAACCGTGGCGCTCTACGTGGCGACGGCCTTTTCCGCCGTCGCGGCCGTAGTCAGCCTGCTGCGCCTGATGCCGGGCGCTGCGACGAGGACTCCGGGCTAA
- a CDS encoding double-stranded DNA-specific endonuclease, translating to MKGNLVIVCRDQDALAFDQLMVEYGAFQTRLSSTAWYLKLDTTPELIQEEILARLGKYTTHYIFEADTVTYNTVDNDAAAALDTLFTA from the coding sequence ATGAAGGGAAATCTGGTCATTGTCTGCCGCGATCAGGATGCGCTCGCGTTCGACCAGTTGATGGTCGAGTACGGCGCGTTCCAGACGCGCCTGTCATCGACCGCGTGGTACCTGAAACTCGACACCACGCCCGAGCTGATTCAGGAAGAGATCCTTGCCCGCCTCGGCAAGTACACCACGCACTATATCTTCGAGGCCGACACCGTGACCTACAACACGGTGGACAACGACGCCGCCGCCGC